From the Cyanobium sp. M30B3 genome, the window GCCCTCCAGCTTCTGGAACACGAACTGGCAGATCGGCAGCCCCGGAGCCACGGCCAGGGGCGCCGGGCCGAAATTGCTCATCTCCAGCACCTGCTGGCTGTCGATGCCGGGCCCCATGAACGGGGCGCTGATGTGCACCATCAGGCCGAGGCGGGCAAAGCGGCTGCGACCCTCCAGCCAGCCACAGATCCCGGGCCCGAGGGTGAGCCGCTCGCGGGTGATGCCCAGCACGGTTTCGCCGGGCATGATCAGGATGCTGCCCCCCTGTTCCACCTCGATCTTGTCGGTGAAGGCGCGGTAGTCGGTGTCGTCGCCCACCTCGATCACCTGGTGCACCTTGCGGAACACGCGAAAGGTGCTGGCCAGGGTGAGATCCACGGAGGCTGGCCCAACCCGTTCCGCGCAGAACGGGGAGATGGTGATGGCCCCCTCGGCAATGGCGGCGAGGATGGCCTGTTTGCCGAGAACGGACATGGTGCGGCATACCGGGCTGAAACCGTAGTCGGCAGCCAGCACGACCAGGCCCACCCCAGTTCCGGCCCGGCGCAGGACGCGGGCCGCCGGATCCTGGGGGAAGACGTGACCCAGGTCGCTACACCACCAACCCAAGGATCTGTCCCCCAATCGCCATCACCTCCTCCAGTTGGGAGTGGAGCCCACGTTCAGGCAGGCAGCACGATCTGGTGCAGGCCCACAAAGTCACTCGCCAGCGCAGGGTCGCCGTCTTCCAGCAGCATGGCGATCACCTCTTGGAGGTTGGCCTGCAGTTCATCGAGGGTCTCGCCCTGGCTGTGAGCACCCGGGAATCCCGGAACGTGGCCAACGAGCAGACCGGTTTCTGTACAGCGCTCGATCACGGCAGGGAAGGAACGCCCAGCCCTATCTGGTTTGTGTGCGCTCACCGTAGACATTCCCTCTGGACTGGCTGATGGGGAGGGGAAGGGCATGGAGACACTCTCTACAAGCCGCCCACGCAGAGCTCCAGGCTGCCGATGAGTGCTTCGATCGAGCAGCCCAGCTGGCTGGCCACATCCTTGAGGATCTGCCGCAAGGTGCCGACCCTCAGGGGCTTGTGGGCAGGAATGGTGAGGTGCTACTGCGGCGCCGCAGGCGCACGGCCAGGAGCTGGCCGTTGACGTCCCGCGGAATCCTCACGGCGCCAGCAGTTCCTGCCGCAGGTGATGGAGGCGGATCAGGGGCGGCGCCTCGCCGATGCCTACCCGGTGACGCCGGGCGATGAAGGCGATGAACGTCATGGGATCGATTGATCAGTTCATGTCTTCTCCCAGATGCTCTCCAGCTCAAGCACCAATCCCGGCAACATGTCGCCGCCCTCCAGACGCAGGGCGTTCTCCAGCCGCTGCGGTGCCGTTGGCACGCCGGCTTCGGGGCGGGCCGGCCAGATCTCCACGGCCCGCTGCTCCGGGAACAGCAGCCAACCCAGCTGGGCCCCATTGGCTTGGTAGACCTCCATCTTGCGGCGCAGGGCATCGGCGCCGCGGGGGCCTGCGTCGCTGGCACTGGCCAGCTCGATCACCAGATCGGGGCAGAGGGGTGGGAACGTGCGGCGTTGCTCAGGAGTGAGCGCCTGCCAGCGCTCCCGGCGCACCACGGCGGCATCAGGGCTGAGCACTGAACCATCAGCGAGGCGAAAGCCGGTGGAGCTGTCGAACACCTCCCAGCATCCCCTCAGATCAGCCAAGGACTGGAGCCGAGTCAGCAGGCGTGTGTTGCGGCGACCGGTCTCGCCTCCGGTAGGGGTCATCGTGATCAGCTGGCCATCGGCAGCGAGTTCCAGCACTGCGTCAGGGTTGGCCTCGCACACCTGCGCGAACTGCTCCGGGGACAGCCGCAGATCGTGCGGCAGCAGCAAGGGCGCCAAGCCGGAAACGGCAGCTTCGGGCGCGGCTGGAGCGGCAGCAGGTGGAGCGAACGTCATCTCCCCTGGGTGGCGGATCCTCAGCTTAAGCCGGCTCACGCCGCCGAACGTTTGTTCAAGCGCGGCCAGCCGCCGCCCTCCCGGCGGAACAGCAAGGCGTCGTCGTCGAGGGCGTCGCGATCCAGGTTCACCTTCAACGG encodes:
- the dcd gene encoding dCTP deaminase, which produces MSVLGKQAILAAIAEGAITISPFCAERVGPASVDLTLASTFRVFRKVHQVIEVGDDTDYRAFTDKIEVEQGGSILIMPGETVLGITRERLTLGPGICGWLEGRSRFARLGLMVHISAPFMGPGIDSQQVLEMSNFGPAPLAVAPGLPICQFVFQKLEGSERYAGRFAGQTHLSF
- a CDS encoding Uma2 family endonuclease is translated as MTFAPPAAAPAAPEAAVSGLAPLLLPHDLRLSPEQFAQVCEANPDAVLELAADGQLITMTPTGGETGRRNTRLLTRLQSLADLRGCWEVFDSSTGFRLADGSVLSPDAAVVRRERWQALTPEQRRTFPPLCPDLVIELASASDAGPRGADALRRKMEVYQANGAQLGWLLFPEQRAVEIWPARPEAGVPTAPQRLENALRLEGGDMLPGLVLELESIWEKT
- a CDS encoding type II toxin-antitoxin system HicB family antitoxin is translated as MSTVSAHKPDRAGRSFPAVIERCTETGLLVGHVPGFPGAHSQGETLDELQANLQEVIAMLLEDGDPALASDFVGLHQIVLPA